The Hymenobacter sp. DG01 genome has a segment encoding these proteins:
- a CDS encoding ABC transporter ATP-binding protein, protein MLQAINIRKKYNTLEVLKGIDLTIEKSEIVSIVGSSGAGKSTLLHILGTLDNPDSGEVLFDGESVSSLGRSDLARFRNRHIGFIFQFHNLLPEFTALENVCLPAYLAGRSEKETRVRARELLGMLNLERRADHKPSEMSGGEQQRTAVARALINSPEIIFADEPSGNLDSQNAQELHQIFFLLRKELGQTFVIVTHNDQLAEMADRKITMKDGNIWEG, encoded by the coding sequence TTGCTGCAAGCCATCAACATTCGCAAAAAATACAACACGCTGGAAGTGCTCAAGGGCATCGACCTTACGATTGAGAAATCGGAAATCGTGTCCATCGTTGGCTCGTCGGGGGCGGGAAAAAGCACGTTGCTGCACATTCTGGGCACCCTCGACAACCCCGACTCCGGCGAAGTGCTCTTTGACGGCGAATCCGTCAGCTCCCTGGGCCGCTCCGATCTGGCCCGGTTCCGCAACCGTCACATCGGCTTTATCTTCCAGTTTCATAACCTGCTGCCCGAGTTTACGGCCCTCGAAAACGTGTGCCTGCCGGCTTACCTAGCCGGCCGCTCCGAGAAGGAAACCCGCGTGCGGGCCCGCGAGTTGCTCGGGATGCTGAACCTGGAGCGCCGCGCCGACCACAAACCTTCCGAAATGAGCGGGGGCGAGCAGCAGCGCACGGCCGTAGCCCGGGCCCTTATCAACTCCCCCGAAATCATCTTCGCCGATGAGCCCTCGGGCAACCTCGATTCGCAGAATGCCCAGGAGCTGCACCAGATTTTCTTTCTGCTGCGCAAGGAGCTGGGCCAAACCTTCGTCATCGTGACCCACAACGACCAGCTGGCCGAAATGGCCGACCGCAAGATTACCATGAAGGATGGCAACATCTGGGAGGGGTAG
- a CDS encoding cyclic nucleotide-binding domain-containing protein: METWQQFLGVRAREAKTVWLFFLHNFLLGIGTILVYVVANVLLLEHHPERNLPLAYGLGALGMVGVAKAYTYCEHAWPLKTLARRTLVAAIGFTGLLGGLVLLQASAVGAAVLLMVGYRIIYLLTNLEFWGLSAVVFDVRQGRRLFSVISSGDMPAKALGAILAVFVHARTDLVFLLILAFGAYLMALYTQHLTFGAHVVEARPTPTRPVQPVASPLLSRLPGSNLLVVSMGLSWLAVAGVATGVEYFFFINVKYKLLEQATILQYVGGVLALSYGLAMLGKLVLTRHGLDRLGLPRTLLLLPLTALGGVVLFGGLQLLGVGPGGQLVYFCGLYLGLEVLRRAVFEPVFLVLFQPLSPPGRLKGHTLVKGFYEPVGMGLTGLLLLAVQAAPALGAWVPFLWMGLLLLGAILLLQRTHQYYLAELKTVLSRRFPNQPPAGPPTSVFEMPDASDPLEEAGALVQAGAGLPASALPAAAAEALYHPNAAVQQTAIRSCLRAEPTHPAALARLHELAAAPEAEHRQTALGLLDLMPPPQQVALLRSCLHSLEPGLIKAAVAAASQVPGPEVIALLIDLLEEKAVRKPAADALVGMGAAALPTLEKAVHRHTDYPLLRRLTAVCARLATPAARRVLVMLAQQTNLTRRAAALQALTRFDTVMTDAPLFQHLMQKEMRLAQLLLHGMLGAHVELRSCLKYELSKVQQRLFGLLLQLYDRQPILDAQRSIARVGQERQANALEILDNLIPRPLYQGLQALVEVGRLTKKVQTFDQLLGPVPPESILTTILQRGEEAFAPWTISVALRQWQPTPATVPTLRAYLQAANVLVRESAEDVLELLPARYPAVYEHWLSLYPTPGGPANPAPPAPRVSAVERVLLLKNTSLFAETPENVLSSIVPIMKEVSFEDQHRIFAQGDLGTSLFIIYTGQVGIFTEEHQLAVFHEGDFFGELALLDAEPRSASAVAQGPVVAFRLDQEDFYDVMEECAEVLQNILRVLCQRLRLQNEKIRVLAVGEMVK; this comes from the coding sequence ATGGAAACATGGCAGCAGTTTTTGGGGGTGCGGGCGCGGGAGGCGAAGACGGTATGGCTGTTCTTTCTGCATAACTTCCTGCTGGGCATCGGCACCATTTTGGTGTATGTAGTAGCCAACGTGCTGCTGCTGGAGCACCACCCCGAGCGTAACCTGCCCCTGGCCTATGGCTTAGGGGCCCTGGGCATGGTAGGGGTAGCCAAAGCCTATACCTATTGCGAGCATGCCTGGCCCCTCAAGACGCTGGCCCGCCGCACGCTGGTAGCGGCCATTGGGTTCACGGGGCTGCTGGGCGGCCTGGTGCTACTGCAGGCCAGCGCCGTGGGCGCGGCCGTGCTGCTCATGGTGGGCTACCGCATTATTTACCTGCTAACCAACCTGGAGTTCTGGGGGCTGTCGGCGGTGGTGTTTGATGTGCGCCAAGGCCGGCGCCTGTTCAGCGTCATCAGCTCCGGCGACATGCCCGCTAAGGCCCTGGGCGCCATACTGGCGGTTTTTGTGCACGCCCGCACCGACCTGGTTTTTCTGCTGATACTGGCCTTTGGGGCGTATCTAATGGCACTTTACACCCAGCACCTCACCTTCGGGGCGCACGTGGTAGAAGCCCGTCCTACCCCCACCCGGCCGGTTCAACCCGTTGCCTCGCCTCTGCTGAGCAGGCTGCCGGGCAGCAACCTGCTAGTGGTGTCCATGGGCCTGAGTTGGCTGGCCGTGGCGGGCGTGGCTACGGGCGTAGAGTACTTTTTCTTTATCAATGTCAAGTACAAGCTGCTGGAGCAGGCCACCATTCTGCAGTATGTAGGTGGGGTGCTGGCCTTGTCTTACGGGCTGGCCATGCTGGGCAAGCTCGTGCTCACGCGCCACGGCCTCGATCGGCTGGGCTTGCCCCGCACCCTGCTGCTGTTGCCGCTCACGGCCCTGGGCGGGGTAGTGCTGTTTGGGGGCCTGCAGCTGCTGGGCGTAGGGCCGGGTGGCCAGCTGGTGTACTTCTGCGGCCTGTATCTGGGGCTGGAAGTGCTGCGGCGGGCCGTGTTCGAGCCGGTGTTTCTGGTGTTGTTTCAGCCACTTTCGCCCCCCGGGCGCCTGAAGGGTCATACGCTGGTGAAGGGTTTCTACGAGCCGGTGGGCATGGGCCTGACGGGCCTGCTGCTGCTGGCGGTGCAGGCGGCACCTGCTCTTGGGGCCTGGGTGCCTTTCCTGTGGATGGGCCTGCTGCTGCTGGGGGCCATACTGCTGCTCCAGCGCACGCACCAGTATTACCTCGCGGAGCTGAAAACAGTGCTTAGTCGTCGGTTTCCCAACCAGCCGCCTGCCGGGCCGCCGACCAGCGTGTTTGAGATGCCGGATGCCTCCGACCCGCTGGAAGAAGCCGGTGCTCTGGTCCAGGCTGGCGCCGGGCTACCGGCCTCTGCCTTGCCGGCCGCCGCTGCCGAGGCCTTGTACCACCCCAATGCGGCGGTGCAGCAGACCGCCATTAGGAGCTGTTTGCGGGCCGAGCCCACCCACCCCGCTGCCCTGGCGCGCCTGCACGAGCTGGCCGCTGCCCCGGAGGCCGAGCACCGCCAAACGGCCCTGGGTCTGCTGGACCTGATGCCCCCACCCCAGCAGGTAGCCTTGTTGCGCAGCTGCCTGCACAGTCTGGAACCGGGGCTTATAAAGGCAGCCGTGGCTGCGGCCAGCCAGGTACCCGGGCCCGAGGTTATTGCCCTGCTTATTGATTTGCTGGAGGAAAAAGCCGTGCGCAAACCGGCGGCCGATGCGCTGGTGGGCATGGGCGCGGCTGCGCTGCCTACCCTGGAAAAAGCCGTGCACCGCCACACCGACTACCCCCTGCTGCGCCGCTTAACCGCCGTGTGTGCCCGCCTGGCTACCCCGGCCGCGCGCCGCGTGCTGGTGATGCTGGCCCAGCAAACCAACCTGACCCGGCGTGCGGCCGCCCTGCAGGCCCTTACTCGCTTCGATACAGTCATGACCGACGCGCCGCTGTTTCAGCACCTGATGCAGAAGGAAATGCGCCTGGCCCAGCTGCTGCTGCACGGCATGCTGGGAGCCCACGTGGAGCTGCGTTCCTGCCTGAAATACGAGCTGAGCAAGGTGCAGCAGCGCCTGTTCGGGCTGCTGCTGCAGCTCTACGACCGTCAGCCCATCCTCGACGCCCAGCGCAGCATTGCCCGCGTGGGCCAGGAGCGGCAGGCCAACGCCCTCGAAATCCTCGACAACCTGATTCCACGCCCCCTGTACCAGGGCTTGCAGGCCCTAGTGGAGGTAGGCCGCCTCACCAAAAAGGTCCAGACCTTTGATCAGCTGCTGGGCCCCGTGCCGCCGGAGTCCATCCTGACCACAATTCTGCAGCGGGGCGAAGAGGCCTTTGCCCCCTGGACCATCAGCGTGGCCCTGCGCCAGTGGCAGCCTACCCCGGCTACCGTGCCCACGCTCCGTGCGTACCTGCAGGCGGCCAACGTGCTGGTGCGGGAAAGCGCCGAGGATGTGCTGGAGCTGCTGCCGGCCCGCTACCCCGCCGTGTATGAGCACTGGCTCAGCCTCTACCCTACCCCGGGCGGGCCGGCCAACCCTGCGCCCCCAGCCCCGCGCGTGTCGGCGGTGGAGCGGGTGCTGCTGCTGAAAAACACTTCCCTGTTTGCCGAAACGCCCGAAAACGTGCTCAGCAGCATTGTGCCCATCATGAAGGAAGTAAGCTTCGAGGATCAGCACCGGATTTTCGCCCAGGGCGACCTGGGCACTTCCCTGTTCATCATCTATACCGGCCAGGTGGGCATCTTTACCGAGGAGCACCAGCTGGCGGTTTTCCATGAGGGCGACTTTTTCGGGGAGCTGGCCTTGCTGGATGCCGAGCCGCGCTCGGCCTCGGCCGTGGCCCAGGGCCCGGTGGTTGCTTTCCGCCTCGATCAGGAAGATTTCTATGATGTGATGGAAGAGTGCGCTGAGGTGCTGCAGAACATTCTGCGGGTGCTCTGCCAGCGCCTGCGCCTCCAAAACGAGAAAATCAGGGTGCTGGCCGTGGGCGAAATGGTGAAGTAA
- a CDS encoding organic hydroperoxide resistance protein — protein MASTEKKTLYTADATAIGGRSGHVRSATGIIDLDMSVPEGLGGKKGATNPEELFAAGYSSCFQQALLVIAQRAGDRLDPQTEVKCSVSLFQDGEAYGLSAVLDVDLKAFDREKTIDMVRQAHKICPYSVGTRGNIEVELRVQGEPLPVQAEENAGVAANGGVQ, from the coding sequence ATGGCAAGCACCGAAAAAAAGACCCTATATACGGCCGATGCTACGGCCATCGGCGGCCGCAGCGGCCATGTGCGCTCCGCCACCGGCATCATTGACCTGGACATGTCGGTGCCGGAGGGCCTGGGCGGCAAAAAAGGCGCCACCAACCCCGAGGAGCTATTTGCCGCTGGCTACTCGTCCTGCTTCCAGCAGGCTCTGCTGGTTATTGCTCAGAGGGCCGGCGACCGTCTTGATCCGCAAACGGAGGTCAAATGCTCGGTTTCCTTGTTCCAGGATGGCGAGGCTTACGGCCTGTCGGCGGTGCTGGATGTGGATCTGAAAGCCTTCGACCGGGAAAAAACCATTGACATGGTGCGTCAGGCGCACAAAATCTGCCCGTACTCGGTGGGCACCCGTGGCAACATTGAGGTAGAACTGCGCGTGCAGGGCGAGCCGCTGCCAGTGCAGGCCGAAGAAAACGCAGGCGTAGCCGCAAACGGTGGCGTGCAGTAA
- the sucC gene encoding ADP-forming succinate--CoA ligase subunit beta, protein MNIHEYQGKDILKRYGVRVQEGIVADTAEEAVEAAKKLTEQTGTGWHVIKAQIHAGGRGKGGGVKLAKNLEQVKEIAGQIIGMQLVTKQTGAEGRKVHRVLVAQDVYYPGESETKEFYMSVLLDRTTGQNVIIYTTEGGMDIEEVAEAHPEKIHKEHVDPRVGLQGFQARKIAFNLGVEGEAFKEMVKFVQALYKAYDDTDSSMFEINPVLKTSDNKILAVDAKVTLDENALYRHKDFVSLRDTNEEDPLEVEASESNLNYVKLDGNVGCMVNGAGLAMATMDIIKLSGGEPANFLDVGGGANAQTVEAGFRIILKDPNVKAILINIFGGIVRCDRVANGVVEAYKNIGTINVPIIVRLQGTNAEEGARIIDESGLKVYSAVLLKDAAQKVKEVLAEQGIS, encoded by the coding sequence ATGAACATTCACGAGTATCAGGGCAAAGACATTCTGAAGCGTTACGGCGTACGCGTGCAGGAAGGCATCGTGGCCGATACGGCCGAAGAAGCCGTTGAAGCTGCTAAAAAGCTGACCGAACAAACCGGCACCGGCTGGCACGTTATCAAAGCCCAAATCCATGCTGGCGGGCGCGGCAAAGGGGGCGGGGTGAAACTCGCCAAGAACCTGGAGCAGGTAAAAGAAATTGCCGGCCAGATCATCGGCATGCAGCTGGTAACCAAGCAAACCGGCGCCGAAGGCCGCAAAGTGCACCGCGTACTGGTGGCCCAGGACGTGTACTACCCCGGCGAGTCGGAAACCAAGGAGTTCTACATGAGCGTACTGCTGGACCGCACCACCGGCCAGAACGTCATCATCTACACCACCGAGGGTGGCATGGACATCGAGGAGGTAGCGGAGGCGCACCCCGAGAAAATCCACAAGGAGCACGTTGATCCGCGTGTGGGGCTGCAGGGCTTCCAGGCCCGCAAAATTGCCTTTAACCTGGGCGTAGAAGGCGAGGCCTTCAAGGAGATGGTGAAGTTTGTGCAGGCCCTCTACAAAGCCTACGACGACACCGACTCCAGCATGTTCGAAATCAACCCCGTGTTGAAGACCTCGGACAACAAGATTCTGGCCGTGGACGCCAAGGTAACCCTCGACGAAAACGCCCTCTACCGTCACAAGGACTTCGTGTCCCTGCGCGACACCAACGAGGAAGATCCGCTGGAAGTGGAAGCCTCGGAGTCTAACCTGAACTACGTGAAGCTCGACGGCAACGTGGGCTGCATGGTGAACGGCGCCGGTCTGGCCATGGCTACCATGGACATCATCAAGCTTTCGGGCGGTGAACCGGCCAACTTCCTCGACGTAGGGGGTGGAGCCAATGCCCAGACCGTAGAAGCTGGCTTCCGCATCATCCTGAAGGACCCGAACGTAAAGGCCATCCTGATTAACATTTTCGGGGGCATCGTGCGCTGCGACCGGGTAGCCAACGGGGTGGTGGAAGCCTACAAAAACATCGGCACCATCAACGTACCCATCATTGTACGTCTGCAGGGCACCAACGCCGAGGAAGGCGCCCGCATCATTGATGAGAGCGGCCTGAAAGTATATTCGGCTGTGCTGCTGAAAGATGCTGCCCAGAAAGTAAAAGAAGTGCTTGCGGAACAGGGCATTTCATAG
- a CDS encoding transglutaminase family protein codes for MSAKTFTLCLLALSLFGSPTQAQTGPGAGLPYPYLTTLDPVPYPFQYSSPKSDYLTRFREMYGLDQVVASETTDLGRARALCRWVHFRLSHDGHKQFQSQDPFAILKAAMLGQQVQCVEFGLVLAAAFNAVGIPARPLYLKAANVQTKASAAGHALAEAWLPDLGKWVMVDAQADIIPLLHDKPLNAVELQQALLADDPALGVLTSTEAKPKSYFKWVDQYLFYFDTVMDNRYGVKSARTGLMLVPLGAHKPVIFQRTEAIHNMRYTNSVATFYAPPANTDWLAAGTEETR; via the coding sequence ATGTCCGCGAAGACTTTTACGCTTTGTTTGCTGGCCCTCAGCCTTTTTGGTTCTCCTACTCAGGCCCAGACCGGGCCGGGAGCCGGCCTGCCCTACCCCTACCTCACTACCCTCGATCCGGTCCCCTACCCCTTCCAGTACAGCTCGCCCAAATCAGACTACCTGACGCGCTTCCGGGAAATGTATGGTCTGGATCAGGTGGTGGCCTCGGAAACTACCGACCTGGGCCGGGCCCGCGCCTTGTGCCGCTGGGTGCACTTCCGGCTAAGCCACGACGGGCACAAACAGTTTCAGTCCCAAGATCCGTTTGCCATTCTGAAGGCTGCCATGCTGGGCCAGCAGGTGCAGTGCGTAGAGTTTGGGCTGGTGCTGGCGGCGGCCTTTAACGCGGTAGGTATTCCGGCCCGGCCGCTGTACCTGAAAGCGGCCAACGTGCAAACCAAAGCCTCGGCCGCCGGCCATGCTCTGGCCGAGGCCTGGCTGCCCGACCTGGGCAAATGGGTGATGGTAGATGCTCAGGCCGATATTATTCCGCTGCTCCACGACAAGCCCCTGAACGCCGTGGAGCTCCAGCAGGCCCTGCTGGCCGATGATCCGGCCCTCGGCGTACTGACCTCCACCGAGGCCAAGCCCAAATCGTACTTCAAGTGGGTGGATCAGTACCTGTTTTACTTTGACACCGTGATGGACAACCGCTACGGGGTGAAATCGGCACGCACCGGACTGATGCTTGTGCCGCTGGGGGCTCACAAGCCCGTTATTTTTCAGCGCACCGAAGCCATTCATAATATGCGCTACACCAACTCGGTAGCTACCTTCTACGCCCCGCCTGCCAACACCGACTGGCTGGCGGCCGGCACCGAAGAGACCCGCTAG
- a CDS encoding sensor histidine kinase: MPENLLPLLLIGPILLLLAVGIVGVLIREQHRRLRQEQEKQLLLAQQNELLEQQVALRTAEVVAQRNSLEQALQELRTTQTQLVQKEKMASLGELTAGIAHEIQNPLNFVNNFSEVSSELLAELEAEQQQAPGRSALETELLADLKQNLVRITQHGQRAAAIVRGMLEHSRASTGERKPTDLNALCEEYLQLAYQSARARHKNFTVTLTTRFAPGISPVSVVPQEVGRVLLNLLLNAFYAVRQRQQQSGPLYHPEVTVSTGVRGQQAVIKVRDNGLGIPAAIQDKIFQPFFTTKPTGEGTGLGLSLSYDIITKGHGGLLTLNTEPNEFTEFSIVLPL, encoded by the coding sequence ATGCCAGAAAACCTGTTGCCGCTGCTGCTTATTGGGCCTATTCTGCTGCTGCTGGCCGTGGGCATCGTGGGCGTGCTGATTCGGGAGCAGCACCGGCGGCTGCGCCAGGAGCAGGAAAAGCAGTTGCTGCTGGCTCAGCAGAACGAGCTATTGGAGCAGCAGGTAGCCCTGCGCACGGCCGAGGTGGTAGCCCAGCGCAACAGCCTGGAGCAGGCCCTGCAAGAGTTGCGCACCACCCAAACCCAGCTAGTCCAGAAAGAAAAGATGGCCTCCTTGGGGGAGCTGACGGCCGGCATTGCCCACGAAATCCAGAACCCGCTCAACTTTGTCAATAACTTCTCCGAAGTCAGCAGTGAGCTGCTGGCAGAGCTGGAAGCCGAGCAGCAGCAAGCCCCCGGCCGCTCGGCCCTGGAAACCGAGCTGCTGGCCGACCTGAAGCAGAACCTGGTTCGTATTACCCAGCACGGGCAGCGCGCGGCCGCCATTGTGCGGGGTATGCTGGAGCACAGCCGCGCCAGCACCGGCGAGCGGAAGCCTACGGACCTCAACGCCCTGTGCGAGGAATACCTGCAGCTGGCCTACCAGAGCGCCCGGGCCCGGCACAAAAACTTTACTGTCACCCTTACTACCCGGTTCGCGCCGGGCATAAGCCCGGTATCAGTGGTACCCCAGGAGGTAGGGCGGGTGCTGCTTAACCTTTTGCTGAACGCCTTTTACGCTGTGCGGCAGCGCCAGCAGCAGAGCGGCCCCCTGTACCACCCCGAGGTAACGGTAAGCACCGGCGTCCGGGGCCAGCAGGCGGTAATTAAGGTGCGCGATAATGGCCTGGGGATTCCGGCAGCCATTCAAGACAAAATCTTTCAGCCCTTCTTCACCACCAAACCTACCGGCGAGGGCACCGGCCTGGGCCTTTCCCTGAGCTACGATATCATTACCAAAGGCCACGGTGGCCTGCTCACTTTAAACACGGAACCAAACGAGTTTACGGAATTCAGTATTGTGCTGCCGCTGTAG
- a CDS encoding YitT family protein, giving the protein MLIEQLIPLRLRTRRAPRPAAAPALEATLAPQSDYGLLYRLSGQWVRQLLGHGALLLVGVFCAALGLKAFLLPNGFIDGGVTGISLLVSQVTGISLSALIVIINIPFIILGYFQIGPRFALKTLLTILTLAGVLLVVSFPSLTQDKLLIAVFGGFFLGAGVGLAMRGGGVLDGTEILAVYISKKLPGSIGDIILIINIIIFGVAAWLLSVETALYSILAYLSAAKTVDFVIAGIEEYTGLTIISAQSEAIRQLITDKMRRGATVYECTRGFGSHGHQHLRIEAIFTVVTRLEVIHLTDEIRKLDPHAFIVMQSVSDIRGGLIKKRPLH; this is encoded by the coding sequence ATGCTGATCGAGCAACTTATTCCGTTGCGCTTACGCACCCGGCGCGCACCCCGGCCGGCAGCGGCCCCGGCTCTGGAAGCTACCCTGGCCCCTCAGAGCGACTATGGCTTGCTGTACCGGCTGTCGGGGCAGTGGGTGCGGCAGCTGCTCGGGCACGGAGCCCTGCTGTTGGTGGGGGTGTTCTGCGCGGCCCTGGGGCTGAAGGCTTTTCTGCTGCCCAACGGCTTTATTGATGGCGGAGTAACGGGCATTTCCTTGCTGGTGAGCCAGGTAACGGGCATTTCGCTGTCGGCGCTGATTGTGATTATCAACATCCCTTTCATCATTCTGGGCTACTTCCAGATAGGTCCGCGCTTTGCCCTGAAAACCCTGCTCACCATTCTGACCCTAGCCGGGGTGCTGCTGGTGGTTTCCTTCCCCTCCCTGACTCAGGATAAGCTGCTGATTGCAGTGTTCGGGGGGTTTTTCCTGGGAGCAGGGGTAGGCCTGGCCATGCGGGGCGGGGGCGTGCTGGACGGCACCGAGATTCTGGCGGTGTACATCAGCAAGAAGCTGCCAGGCTCCATCGGCGACATCATCCTGATTATCAACATCATCATTTTTGGGGTGGCGGCCTGGCTGCTTTCCGTAGAAACGGCCCTGTACTCCATTCTGGCTTACCTCTCGGCGGCCAAAACCGTGGACTTTGTTATTGCCGGCATTGAGGAGTACACCGGCCTGACCATCATTTCGGCTCAGAGTGAGGCCATCCGCCAGCTGATTACCGACAAGATGCGCCGCGGGGCTACGGTGTATGAGTGCACCCGCGGCTTCGGCTCCCACGGCCACCAGCACCTGCGCATCGAGGCCATTTTCACCGTTGTGACGCGGCTGGAGGTAATTCATCTGACCGATGAGATTCGCAAGCTGGACCCCCACGCCTTCATTGTGATGCAGAGCGTGAGCGACATCCGGGGCGGCCTGATCAAGAAACGTCCGCTCCACTAG
- a CDS encoding ATP-dependent DNA helicase RecQ: MLPATDDILHVLRQTWGHTRFRPLQEDIIRAVLAGHDTLALLPTGGGKSICFQVPALAREGLCLVVSPLIALMKDQVENLRKRGIKAEAVYAGMSHQEIDQTLDNCVYGPVKFLYVSPERLLTDMFRARVPKMKVSLLAVDEAHCLSQWGYDFRPPYLRIQELRELLPGVPCIALTATATEQVRQDIVEKLRFGASHRVFQQSFARPNLSYSVLSTEDKLRRLLEVVRGVGAEKTSIVYARTRRQTEEAATYLRQQGVAAAPYHAGLPAEQRTRTQQDWMQNKTRCMVATNAFGMGIDKPDVRLVVHLEAPDNLEAYYQEAGRAGRDEKYAFAVLLQGPSDADELRRRTQQSYPPLDTVRRVYQALANFSRTAVGGGELVAFDFDLQQFTETYRIKALDAHNSLRTLERQGFVQLNEAVNNPARVHIPIDHTDLYRFQVANQQHDQLIKSLLRFNGGELFAGFQRISENSLAHHLRLSVLDVRKMLVFLHRSGIIQYQPSHNAPQALFTTPRFDADKLPLDQKRLQQARELAHHKTESVIRYAAGGRCRQQLLLEYFGELDAPACNVCDFCLAKKKARQEAAPAPELRARLVTLLKATPQTPREVLTQFAPGQATAITQLLRELVELGELRYAADGRLG; encoded by the coding sequence TTGCTCCCCGCCACCGACGATATTCTGCACGTACTGCGCCAAACCTGGGGCCACACCCGGTTTCGGCCTCTGCAGGAAGACATCATTCGGGCGGTGCTGGCCGGCCACGATACGCTGGCTCTGCTACCCACGGGCGGGGGCAAAAGCATTTGCTTTCAGGTGCCTGCGCTGGCGCGGGAAGGGCTCTGCCTGGTGGTGTCGCCGCTGATTGCCCTGATGAAGGACCAGGTAGAAAACCTGCGCAAGCGCGGCATTAAAGCGGAGGCAGTATATGCCGGCATGAGCCACCAGGAAATCGACCAGACCCTAGACAACTGCGTGTACGGGCCGGTGAAGTTCCTGTACGTGAGCCCCGAGCGCCTGCTGACGGACATGTTCCGGGCGCGGGTGCCGAAGATGAAAGTGAGCCTGCTGGCCGTGGACGAGGCGCACTGCCTTTCCCAGTGGGGCTACGATTTCCGCCCGCCCTACCTGCGCATTCAGGAGCTGCGCGAGCTGCTGCCCGGCGTGCCTTGCATTGCCCTTACGGCCACCGCCACCGAGCAGGTCCGTCAGGATATTGTGGAGAAGCTGCGGTTCGGGGCCTCGCATCGGGTGTTTCAGCAGAGCTTCGCAAGGCCCAACCTGTCGTATTCGGTGCTGAGCACCGAGGATAAGCTCCGGCGGCTGCTGGAGGTAGTGCGGGGGGTAGGGGCCGAGAAAACCAGCATCGTGTATGCCCGCACCCGCCGCCAGACCGAGGAAGCTGCCACCTACCTGCGCCAGCAGGGGGTAGCGGCCGCGCCCTACCACGCCGGGCTGCCTGCCGAGCAGCGCACCCGCACCCAGCAGGACTGGATGCAGAATAAAACGCGCTGCATGGTGGCCACCAACGCCTTCGGCATGGGCATCGATAAGCCCGATGTGCGGCTGGTGGTGCACCTGGAAGCCCCCGACAACCTGGAGGCCTACTACCAAGAAGCGGGCCGTGCCGGCCGCGACGAGAAGTACGCCTTTGCCGTGCTGCTGCAGGGCCCCAGCGATGCCGACGAGCTGCGCCGCCGCACCCAGCAATCCTACCCCCCGCTGGACACTGTACGCCGGGTGTACCAGGCCCTGGCCAACTTTTCGCGCACGGCGGTGGGCGGGGGCGAGCTGGTGGCCTTCGACTTCGACCTGCAGCAGTTCACGGAAACCTACCGCATCAAGGCCCTGGACGCGCACAACAGCCTGCGCACCCTGGAGCGCCAGGGGTTCGTGCAGTTGAACGAAGCCGTGAACAACCCGGCCCGCGTCCACATCCCTATCGACCATACCGACCTGTACCGATTTCAAGTAGCCAACCAGCAGCACGACCAGCTGATTAAGAGTCTGCTGCGCTTTAATGGGGGTGAGCTGTTTGCCGGTTTCCAGCGGATTTCGGAGAACAGTCTGGCCCATCACCTGCGCCTGAGCGTGTTGGATGTGCGCAAGATGCTCGTGTTTCTGCACCGCTCCGGCATTATCCAGTACCAGCCCAGCCACAACGCACCCCAGGCCCTGTTTACTACCCCCCGCTTCGATGCCGACAAGCTGCCCCTGGATCAGAAGCGTCTGCAGCAGGCCCGGGAACTAGCCCATCACAAAACCGAATCGGTAATTCGCTACGCCGCCGGAGGGCGCTGCCGCCAGCAGCTGCTACTGGAGTATTTCGGCGAGCTGGACGCGCCCGCCTGCAACGTCTGCGACTTTTGTCTGGCGAAAAAGAAAGCCCGCCAGGAAGCGGCTCCGGCCCCTGAGTTGCGGGCCCGGCTAGTGACCCTGCTGAAGGCTACCCCCCAAACGCCCCGCGAAGTGCTCACGCAGTTTGCGCCGGGCCAGGCCACTGCTATCACGCAACTGCTGCGGGAGCTGGTGGAGCTAGGAGAGCTGCGCTACGCCGCCGACGGAAGGCTAGGGTAG